CCCAAAAACTTTATCATGTCTATCAACCTCTGCTTGAAGTTTTTTACTGCTCATTACTTTCTTCATGTGGTCAGGTCCACGTACAGGTGAGTACTTCCTTGACTGATGGTAGCTATTGTCCTCTGTCGCCTGAATCGCTTGCTCTGTTTCTTTCTCCACATGTGGATAAACCATCAGACTTTGTTCAGAAACGCGTGAAGGGAAATGTTCACTATGATGGGAGAGGAGCAAACAGTTTGAACAATGGTTCTGCAGACGTTCATACTCCAAGGTAACTTTGCACTCTTCACCAGAATCAAGTTCTATTATAGTTTCTTTAACCAGTGGTTTGAGGCTATTGACTGAGACCCTTACTCTCGCAGATGTTTTCGTCAGTTCATGCTTTTCTAGTGTTTCCAGTTCCTTTCCAATCCTGCAGATCATATCTTCATCCCGGAAGTGTAGCGGTAGACCCTTAATCTTGATCAAAAAAGAGATGGAGGAAGGGAAAGTGTCGGCTATGATAGGCTTCCATCTCTCCAGTATCACCATCCAGTACCTAAAGTGGTAAGACATGTTCTCTAGAATTCTCTATAGGTCTTCTTCCTTCTCAAATCTAAACTGGAAACAGTTGTTACCCAAGTATGACCCTATCAATCTTCCTTGTGAGTTCCATTTTCTAGGTAGAGATGGAATGAGATCCCAAAGCCGTTGTTCTCTCGGATTTGTCAGTCTCCCGATCAGAGTACGAGAATTTTCTTCAATCAACGCTGATGTATCCAGTGGTGGAGCTCAAATCCTCTTAATATGCGGCTCCATCGCTCTTGTGGCTAAGCCTTTTCCTTTTTATTCAGCGGTGAGACGTCTAGCCATAGGAAGATGTAGACCCACCCTACTCCAAAGCTTATAGAGCGGTAGGATTAGACCAATGTTCAACTGGAGGAGTTATGCGTCGACTCGGAGTGAGCTCTCGGTCCTTTGAAATTTAGATCCGGTGAATTCAGTGTACAGAAACCGGTTGATGCTTTGTTGTTCTTGAAAACATTTGCAGGCAAGCCAGAAGTTGAGAGATCAACACGAAGGGAACCTGGATCTGGTTTTGCAAAGCTGAAAGGTTGCGTGGAGGAAGCTACTTCGGGAAAATTATTAGGGTTGAGGATGTTGCGTGAAGAAGCAAATTTGAAAAACCTTTCTAAAAGGGGGAAGCTAGAGGTGTTGTCAACATCCTTGTTTTTCGTGCTGCAATGTCTTTTTCAGCTCCTAGAGACTCGTGCATGGGAGAAAAATCTCCACCAGCCCCCTCCtctaattgtatattttttattccaGTGGAacaccaaaacaccaaatttggtgtaagtTCATCTCCAATAGAACACCAAAAATTACATCATctcaccaaatttggtgtataGTGAATAGTATTAcaccaaatatttaatatacatattttattatttacatttaataatttagctcaattattattttttaattagttcaaatttgtaactaaacgtaatatattgtattatttttatttttaattatttttacaaattaaatatttttatcttattttcaaTTAAGAAATCGCTAAatggtaatattttatattattaaaaataaaatatcatagaaatttatattttttattaatactataaattattaattagtattttataaaatatgaaatttaataacataGGCTTGATAAGATTAAAATgcatattatatttgaaataaaaactcaaaaacataaaataaatatattattctgtTATGTacttttcataaataatagtttgtaatttttaatatctatatacattaaatacataaaagtataatattgttaaaccaaaaatataaatataaacaaattatataaacgtaaaattacaaaattttaacaaaGATAATATCTAAgtgtgataaataaataaataaaaaatttattaaaactgaaaacatcaaataatatataatattatttttggtgtAATATTTGGTGTCATAGTTGGAGATGACAAAACAATGTCagcaaaacaccaaatttggtgtaatttcGACACCAAATTTGATGTCATGGTGGAGATGTCATAAGACCATCTTCAATGGTTCACTttaatttttacattaaaatagattaactctataataaagtaactctataatatagttGTGATATATtcctatgatattttattttagagtaaaaaatagagcgatgaacaaaaaaaaaattactttatatatagagtaaacctatttttactctattatagagcgaaaaatagagtatcattaaaatatttttactcttAAATAGGGTGAAAAATAGGGTGGGGACGGAGATGCCTTAAGATTAAGACATTCGAATTCAGGAAAGTACTAACCGCATTTCACCACGCATAACAAAAATGAAAGTTAATTATTTGTACTAACAAATTTCTGTTGCCAAAGAAAATGCGGTTGATGTATCAGAACAcactaaaaatacaaaacaccTTTCACTTTAGAGTTAACACCAACTCTTATGACATAAATAGATAAATGAGTGATTTTATgatgtaaacaaaaaaagagagagagatgagacaGAAGGTTGCTTTTGCAGTATTCCGGGAATGAAATGCTGTCTCTCTCCTAGGATTGgcgtgagagaaagagagagagagcccaTTCCTCTCTTTTGTCCTTCTTGTAATTAATTGATTTTCACTgttacaataaaatatttttaattaaatttatcatTGTAATATATCTTTATTAGAGATTAAACAAATGAGACTCTAAATAACCTTTTTAGGACCAACCTAAGATATACATAAAAAGAGCAAGAAGATCTTTGTTGGTCACTCCTACGCACATCAATGCAAAAAGAGAGTAACGTCGGttataatcatataataaatataatttcgtATACAATGTTAATTTAatcttctaatttaattattattgctaaaaatgtaaatagcaTTTTAGAAATTACTTTGAGGTTTACAAGATGTGATTAACAAACTATAAAACTTTTAAACTTGTTTCACaacaaaaagttttttaaaaaacatggaagaaaaatcaacattttaatttattaactaaATTTATTGTTGGCAGTTTAATTACCATGCATTATAGAATTTTAATACGTTTTCAATGAGGTCTTCATATCTTCTTTTTGTGTGTGCACCATGAGGTCTCCATATCTACAAGTGAACAACTTGatttaacaaaaagaaatagGAGTGACAAGTTTTATAGCAATACTTATCTTGTGATTAATCCATCGAAAGTTATtaaccaaaaacaaatattattattattattatttctttaataaaaaaaaattatacttctCCCTGTCGACTAATTTCAGCGGGTGGACATATATTAAAGTGAAAATTATATTGGAAAATGCAGCTTTTTATGCTCTTATTCCCTAATAATTACCATATATTAAAGGAAATGATGAGCAAAAATGGTACACTGAAGCTGCACTGTAAATAAAAGAAGACAAAAGTTGAGTGAAATGCAAAAATCAAAAGCATACAAAAGCTGCTCGTTTGTCCAAAAAGAAACCCATCATAAAGTAAAAGCATTATGAGATCAAAAACCcctttaaaataaactaaaataaaactttttaaaaaatttcaaaaaataatacaagATGAGGAACAGAAAAGCCAGCATGAAATAAGTATAAAGGAACCAGCTTGGTCTAAGTTCCTTATCTGACTAAAACTCTCTTaaaccttctctctctctctcttctttacaGTCTCCAAACATAAGAAAGGAAGCTCCTTTTCTTTTACTCTGTTCCTTCCACTTGTGGGCTATACTTATTTGGGGTGTGGTTAAAGGAGGAGGAGGCAGAAGTTTTCAAGTTAACACCAGACAGCTTTCGATAGTGGTTGTTTTCAGTTTCAAAAGGTGGGGGtgggggttagggtttaggtttaacAAGTTATGCGAACAGGTGGTTATACGATTCAACAGACACTCACTACAGAGGCTGCTTCTGTCTTGAAGCAATCTCTCACGCTAGCTCGGAGAAGAGGCCATGCTCAGGTTTCATTCAAAGTTTggatcttttgttttttaaagtttggatcttttgatgttttatttactaaagggaaaagttttttttgtttttttatgggTTCGGTTCAGGTCAGTCCTCTCCATGTAGCAgctacattattgtcatcaagGACAAGTCTTTTGAGAAGGGCGTGCATCAAATCCCACCCTGGTTTTTCACCAAATTACCAGTTTGCCCCTTCTCTTCACCATCACCAAAACCATCCTCTTCAATGCAGAGCCCTCGAGCTTTGCTTCAACGTCGCACTCAACAGGCTTCCCACTATCCCCGGTCCCATGTTCCACGGCCAGCCTTCTCTCGCGAACGCCCTCGTCGCCGCGCTCAAAAGAGCTCAAGCTCACCAGAGACGAGACTGCATCGAGCAGCAACAACAGCAAACGCAAACGCAGCCTCAAACGCAGCAAACGCAGCTGCTTGCTGTTAAAGTGGAGCTAGAACAGTTGGTTATATCCATCCTCGACGACCCGAGTGTGAGCCGGGTCATGAGAGAAGCTGGGTTCAACAGCACCGCCGTGAAAAACTGCGTCGAGGAATGCTCCGTTTCCTCGGTCTTCTACGGCGGCTCCGTCGTCGGAGTTTTCTCGTCTCCGAACTCTCCCGATCAACAGCCAAACATCAACATGAGTCGGTTTCACCACTACCAAAACCCTAAAGACTTCAACTTTCTAAACCCTAACATCCCTTTATGGCAAACCCAGTTCTTAAACCACCAAAACCCACTTTTAATCTCCTCTTCCCCTCATCATCAGCGCCTGAGAGAAAACGATATGAAACTCGTGGTTGATGTTCTTctgaggaagaagacgaagaagaagaaccctgTGATTGTCGGAGATTCCGTCTCGTTCACGGAAGTGTTCGTCTCTGAGCTGATGGGGGGGCTAGAGAGAGGAGAGCTCGGGGATTTAAAGCAGACCCATTTCGTCAAGTTTCAGTTTTCGCCAATGGCCTCCAAGTTCATGAGGAGAGAAGACGTGGAGATGAACATAATCGAGTTAAGGAAGAAAGTTGTTTCTCTCACGACCAGTGGCAAAGATGTAATTATCTTCACTGGTGACTTAACGTGGACAATCAATGGTGAGATATCATCGTCCTACAGTCCTTTGGATCATCTAGTTGAAGAAATTGGGAAACTAATCGCTGAATACGACGACGTTGATGATCAAATCCGTGGTTCTAAGAGGAGGGTTTGGGTAATGGGAACAGCTTCGTTTCAGACATACATGAGATGTCAAATGAGACAACCTTCGTTAGAAACGTTGTGGGCTCTTCATCCTGTCTCTGTCCCATCTTCAGCTAATCTTGGCTTAAGCCTTCATGCGACAAGGTAAACtctttttcttactttttacCATTAATTTActctaaaaaaagttaaaactgtTCCAGTCATTTTTTCACAAAAGTGAGTTTGGTCAAAAAAAGGTTTTGGGTAGATAGTGACACTAGCTAGTACACCTAGCTATGTTAAAACTTAACCAAAAAAACGAATCTTATGTCGTAGTTCAAAAATAATAGTTAGataatttcttttgaaaatgtTGTGTGTTTTGCAGAAGTTTTTACTTGAAACTGGTCCCTTTAGAGTCTGTCTTTGTTCTCTGACTTACTCAGATCAATGTCTCACGGAAGCCAAAACCCTGTGTGTCTATGACTCCATGCTTGTCCTTTCACACTATACAGTCTTTATTgtgttttatatacatatttttttttacttggacCCCTCATAGTATAGTAGGAGTCGTCCACCTAAGTGTGGCTACTAGATAGAATTATAGTGTAAAAACTTTGTATCCGTTACGAAATTGTGGATACTAGGATTTCGAAAAATGGAGGTAGGTAGTAACATTTTGGAATATATTGGATTCATGTATTATCCAATGGGCATTGCTTGTAGAcaaattaatttcaaatcatCGCAGCGGAGAATATTCCTGCGACAATAAAGATAAAAAGCTTGaaacttttgatttttaagtttatgtttttgttttgtagcaatGTATGGACGGTTTTACCCCTTTTACTACTTTGGTTGATTAGTCTCAAGTTCTCTTTTTATGTCTGATAGCTAAGAGACCCGTCCTATATTAGGGAAACATTTTGTCTTCTTGTCTACAAGACACTTTTTACAACAATCCAAAATctctttttcactttttttttttttttatgctttGTTTTCAGACGTTAGCGAGAATGCCACTGATATCTCTTTTTCTTGACCGTTTTGTTTATTTGCAGTGGACATGAGGCATGGAACATGAGCAGTAGTGTTAATGCGACAAAGTCCTTTTCTGGTTACAATAAAGCTGAGGAAGAAGAGACAATAAGCTCTGTGCTAAGTTGTTGTCCTGAGTGTGTTTCTAGCTTTGAGAGAGAAGCAAAAGCGCTTAAAGCTAATCAAGAGAAGCTCTTGCCTTCTTGGCTCCAATCTCATGATGGTGACAACTCTCCACACAAGGTATAACcaatatttgaatttaaatgTACCATTAGATGATCACAATGATTAACTAAAGAGCTAACTCTTGGTTTTGGTGCTGTGTAGGAAGAGTTAATGGGACTGAGGAGGAAATGGAACAGGGTTTGTGAACATATACACAATCAGACAAGACGCTCTCCTCTGATGGGGTCAAGATCTGTATCTTTGATTGATTCGTTGGGGTTAAAGCCGAATCATCAGCGAGCCACAAACTCGATTGCCAAGTTCAGGCGTCAGACTTGTTGCGCTATTGAGTTTGATTTGGGTGGAAACGACTACGAGAAGGGTGAATCAATCAACGAAGCTGAAGATGATGACAACGAGAACGTGAAGACCACTCTTGACTTAGGGCGTTCTCTGTTTCCACCAGATTCCGTAATAGAGACGAGAAAGAAGATCAGTGGTTTGGTGAAAGCTTTGGAGGAGAGTGTTCCCTGGCAAACTGTGACAATGCGTTTGATTGCTGAGAGTTTGATGGATTCCGTGTTGAACAAGAAAAACGGCTGGATTATGATAGAGGGCATCGACACAGCCGCGAAGAGGACCATAGCTCGCACTGTATCTGAATCTGTTTTTGGCTCTTTGGAGTCTCTCGTTCACATTGACCTTAAGAAGAAAGACAGCGACTTTAAGGCAAGAGGACTGGAGAATGGCGAGAAGGTTGTGTTCTTGATCGAAGACATCGATTTGGCTGATTCACGTCTCTTGAAACTCCTTGCAGATCGGTTCGAAGAGAAGCAGAAGAATAAAACCGCCATCTTTATCTTGACGAAGGAGGACAATGCGAGAAACAGAGACTCTGTTTTGCAAATTGGCTTGGAGGTCACGGCACAGAGTCCTGGGAGAAAGAGAAAACCGGGATCAGATTTACCGGTTAAGGAGGGTAAGATCAAGAAGGAAGCGTTCTCGAGGCAATCAAGTTTCAATAGCTCTTATCTCGACCTAAACTTAaaagctgaagaagaaggagagatcaGTCCGATCTCAAGCGACTTAACCGCGGAGGAAGAGACAGAGATCTCTTCCAGCAGCACTTTTCTGAACATGATTCAGAACCGGTTTGTTCTTAACCGGTCATATCAACCGGGAATCGAAAAGGCAATGATGATGGCGGCTTTCAGGGAGGTTTTTCCTGAAGAAGAAGACGGCAGTGGAGTTAGGTTTAGCGTGGAGGAGAAGTTAGTGAAGGAGATTAGCGGCGGCAGTTACGTTCAGAGCGGTGCGTTTGAGAGTTGGTTAAAGGAGGTTTTCAAAACGGGGTTACTAACGGTTAAAAAAGGCGGGGAAAAGGATACGGGTGTAATTAGGATGGTGTTTGGGGGTATAGTTGACAACAACAAACAATATGGTGGTGGGGTTGGTGGGTACATGGGTACATGTCTTCCGAACAAAGTCCAAGTTTCCAAGTTCGAGTAGATCTTTCGGTTTAAATTTCGttcgttttattttgtttattttcgtTTTCAATGTAAAATTTCCATTACTAATGTGGGGGTTTGACTGGTGtaactcttttttcttttcagttgACTGTAATATAAATGCGTTTTTAAATTTGCCAATCAAATCAAATGTATCTGAGCGATAAAACAACGCTAGACTAATAGATGTGAATTAAAAATACTGAAGTACAGAGGGATTGCTGCTTCATTTACCATGGTGGATGTTAAGCATGGCAATCAAACTCCTTTATGGTCATCCTTCCACAGACTTATGGACTTGATGGAGATGCGAGGCGGCACTGATTTGGGTATTCACAAACACTCATTGGTTGGTGATGTAATTGTGAATAGGATTGAGGATGCAAGACAGACTCTACATGAGCGTGGCAACTCTTTGGAGTAAGATACTATGCTATGGAAGCAAAATGATCAACTGTATAAGCTGGTTTCCAAGAAAACCAACTAATAATGTTGCAGTATGTAAAGTGAAAAAAGCCCAATGGGCGTCAAACCGCCACCTGTCGCGACTTGTAATCTGCCAAACGCGCGTTATTTGCGAATAcggttagttaaaaaaaaaactttttataaagCCAAGAGTGACGGCCCATAAAAATGGGACAGGAGTATCGTTAACTTACAGATGTGTAGTTTCCCCTAAAATATCCGGTATAGAGCTTGTTCTGTCGACTGTCGCTCTATCTTCGTTTTCTTCGTGCTTTCTCTCTCTCAGGCGTTTCAGTCTCCATAGAAAACGAGGTCGGTGGTTTagaatctctctctctgtaaATCTCATCTGAGAGGATTTCAAAGGCCAAGTTGGATTTGTTTTTTCCCAGTTTTGATTctgattgatattttttttttggttttcaggTTGGAGTTGAGGAACATGGCAAAAACATGGGTGTTCTGGGACATCAACAGCTGTCCGGTTCCCAAAGATTGCGATGCTCGTCTGGTCGGTTCGTCAATAGAATCGGCCTTGAAGAAGGCAGGCTACTGTGAAGGTGATCTCACCATCACTGCCATTGGCAACCTCAATCACATCTTACAACTAAACCCTATTCGTCTTTGTCACACCCCTCCCGGTTAATCTTCTTATCTGTTTCTCctagaaattagggtttagattcATACAAACAATTTCAAATTCGTCATTCTTCTTCAAACCTTACAACTaatctctatatttttatttttttgttaattagggTTTTTCACCAACTCTGTTGATGATTTTTTgcggtttgaaaataaaattacgtCTCCGGCTACTTTAATGATCATAACCAGTGATGTGCACGTGGAGCATGTAACTGCTCATTTTCCCTACTTACGGTCTAAGGGATACACCCCTCTTCTAGCATATCCGAGCAATTCTAAAGAGCTCCCTTCTGATAAAAACTTTTCCTGGTAGACCTTATTGAAAGGTgtttgttctctctctctctctttttcagtATTGAAGCGGAAGCTGTTGTTTCTTAACTAGTTGGTTTTTTGTTCCAGGTTCAGAGGAGATGCGCCCCTCTGATATAGATCAATCTCTTAGGGAGTTTTCTTGCAAACTATGTTCAGCTGATGGCCATACCTTTGAAGATTTCACCACGCATCTCAAGAGTAAAAATCATTTAGAGCGTGTAAGACATCACCCTTGCTACGTAACAATTTCATTACTTCGTTTGAGCACAAGTTTCCCTTTCTCTCACTTCCTAGTTATGTTCTCCTTTCAAAAATTTGAACCCCCGTTATCTTTATGTCAAGCAGGAGTTGTGCAAGCTGAGGAGGCCTCCATTCAAGAGGAAGATGGAGAAGCCGGATTTTAATGTTTCTGAATACAATAACAAACGATCAAAGGCATGTTTTAAGAACTTTGCTTAACGAATATTCTTTCCCATTTGAAAGAGTGCTTCCTGTCCTATATCCCAAGACTCGGGTGTGAGCTCAGCCCTATCCCTGCCGGTCTAGCTGGTACCCCCAAACTTTATTAGTCGAGCTAGCTTCTCATTAAGTTGCTTTCACTTCTAAAATGTAAGACTCAAGCGGCTTGAGGAAAAGAGCATTTCTGTGAATGCTATTCTAATCTAAGTGGTCTTATTCTGTGTCCTGTACTAGGAAGCATTACTCCTCTTTTCATTCCAAATTCAAGAATACGACCGATACGATTAATTGGTCTGTGTGCCTTTCTTATTACTTTTTTGTATTCTCCTGTTCCTCGGATACAATTCGACTCTTCTACGACCAAATCTCAATTTGTGGAAAGCCTTCGATGGCTTCCTTatgaaaacatcaatttttatttGGGTATAGACGGTATCTCTTTATAAAAGCCTGCTAGGTGATCTAAATCGCTCAGGTCAGTGAGGACTCACTCACTCATCAACGTATTACTAATAAACTTTTCTATCTACTGAACTAAAGACCCGCCATGCCGGGCTATGGTGCAAATCCAATCAACTCCATTTTTTAGAAAACCCCCAAAGATAACAAATGATTATCAATTAAGCGGGGAAtcccattttttattaaaaagattccACTCTTGAAAGGAAAAAACGGACTAACAGGGTAAATGACCAAAACatgtcttttctttcttcttttaaatataaatgtttttaattgatgtttttttttgctttggttGATACTAATAGAGGTTTGAAATTCGGGCGAGAGAGGCCCAAGCGGGACAGGAGAGAGAAAAGCGTCTAGACGACTACATGGCCGTGGTGCCTTTGTTGTACCATATGGTGGCTTGTTTGTTCACGTTAAACTATGTtatatactaggttaagatccgcgagatcaacattatatataaaaattattttatgtattaaatatttttacatattatgaaataattaatatatattaaataattaaagttcagtaactattaaatatataattaaattggtgcgaacatataaaacaattttattaatccaaatttttttttatatttgataggatatgtaattaaatttaaatgatactaacatagataatatattttagtatatttttaatattaatgtctattaaatgatgatttttacttatattgtttttttgatcatttatatcttttatagaaaaaaattaaattagtgataacaaaattttcattgtaggattaatagttttagtaatttataatttttttttaaaaataagttgtcaatgatcgttcaaaacttttatcaaaaaaattgttcaaagtaaattttgaaactaaaatattgtattttatatggtttatagtttaatttaaaacaatatatagattaatcttaataattaattaaattagactttttacttatataatttttgtaattatttgtattttgttataacaaaatttttaaaccatggatcataaaatttgaatgtgagactcttaacagttttagtaatttatagccgtttgtaaaaattcaaaatataacatataaattaaaatctaaatttttattatatggttattgtggttgtttaatttatttaatagtttaaaattaaaaaaatatgatagaatatacactattttttatcaaatctttattattcaaaattattaattgccatatatactttagccacattaggcaattacgtaaattttatttaagaaaataataaagtacattaatgatgaatttattgttagtttaataaaaagtttattatataattagatggaccaacatatttctctaatgattctaagaatcatcctagtgatgacatgtggctataaaaagaagttgtaat
This genomic stretch from Brassica napus cultivar Da-Ae chromosome C9, Da-Ae, whole genome shotgun sequence harbors:
- the LOC106418684 gene encoding protein SMAX1-LIKE 5; its protein translation is MRTGGYTIQQTLTTEAASVLKQSLTLARRRGHAQVSPLHVAATLLSSRTSLLRRACIKSHPGFSPNYQFAPSLHHHQNHPLQCRALELCFNVALNRLPTIPGPMFHGQPSLANALVAALKRAQAHQRRDCIEQQQQQTQTQPQTQQTQLLAVKVELEQLVISILDDPSVSRVMREAGFNSTAVKNCVEECSVSSVFYGGSVVGVFSSPNSPDQQPNINMSRFHHYQNPKDFNFLNPNIPLWQTQFLNHQNPLLISSSPHHQRLRENDMKLVVDVLLRKKTKKKNPVIVGDSVSFTEVFVSELMGGLERGELGDLKQTHFVKFQFSPMASKFMRREDVEMNIIELRKKVVSLTTSGKDVIIFTGDLTWTINGEISSSYSPLDHLVEEIGKLIAEYDDVDDQIRGSKRRVWVMGTASFQTYMRCQMRQPSLETLWALHPVSVPSSANLGLSLHATSGHEAWNMSSSVNATKSFSGYNKAEEEETISSVLSCCPECVSSFEREAKALKANQEKLLPSWLQSHDGDNSPHKEELMGLRRKWNRVCEHIHNQTRRSPLMGSRSVSLIDSLGLKPNHQRATNSIAKFRRQTCCAIEFDLGGNDYEKGESINEAEDDDNENVKTTLDLGRSLFPPDSVIETRKKISGLVKALEESVPWQTVTMRLIAESLMDSVLNKKNGWIMIEGIDTAAKRTIARTVSESVFGSLESLVHIDLKKKDSDFKARGLENGEKVVFLIEDIDLADSRLLKLLADRFEEKQKNKTAIFILTKEDNARNRDSVLQIGLEVTAQSPGRKRKPGSDLPVKEGKIKKEAFSRQSSFNSSYLDLNLKAEEEGEISPISSDLTAEEETEISSSSTFLNMIQNRFVLNRSYQPGIEKAMMMAAFREVFPEEEDGSGVRFSVEEKLVKEISGGSYVQSGAFESWLKEVFKTGLLTVKKGGEKDTGVIRMVFGGIVDNNKQYGGGVGGYMGTCLPNKVQVSKFE
- the LOC106417960 gene encoding uncharacterized protein LOC106417960, which produces MAKTWVFWDINSCPVPKDCDARLVGSSIESALKKAGYCEGDLTITAIGNLNHILQLNPIRLCHTPPGFFTNSVDDFLRFENKITSPATLMIITSDVHVEHVTAHFPYLRSKGYTPLLAYPSNSKELPSDKNFSW